One Pyrus communis chromosome 13, drPyrComm1.1, whole genome shotgun sequence genomic window carries:
- the LOC137713378 gene encoding uncharacterized protein: MGRNAKRVDTAFNSYANASSGLIEPEGIERLCSDIEVDHTDVRMLMLAWKMKAEKQGYFTLEEWQEGFKTLKINKENKLNNALAELEKTVKGEPSDFMDFFSYAFRYCLTEEKQKGIDLDMMCELLNIVLGCQYPAQVELFTQYLKIQSDYKVISMDQWMGFYRFCDSISFPDLSNYDPELAWPSILDDFVEWIREKQTKS; encoded by the exons ATGGGACGCAACGCCAAACGGGTTGATACCGCCTTTAATTCATACGCGAATGCGTCTTCTGGTTTGATCGAGCCAGAGGGGATCGAACGTCTTTGTTCAGATATCGAAGTTGATCACACAGACGTAAGGATGTTGATGCTTGCATGGAAGATGAAAGCCGAAAAACAGGGATACTTTACCCTAGAAGAATGGCAAGAAGGAtttaaaaccc taaagataaacaaagaaaataaattaaacaatgcACTTGCAGAGCTAGAGAAAACGGTCAAGGGGGAGCCATCAGACTTCATGGATTTCTTTTCCTATGCATTCAGATATTGCTTGACGGAGGAGAAACAGAAGGGCATAGATCTAGACATGATGTGCGAGTTGTTAAATATTGTTTTGGGATGCCAATATCCAGCGCAGGTTGAGTTATTTACTCAGTATCTGAAGATTCAGAGTGATTACAAAGTCATAAGCATGGATCAGTGGATGGGTTTTTACCGGTTTTGCGATTCGATAAGTTTTCCAGATCTTAGCAACTACGATCCTGAACTTGCATGGCCTTCGATCCTTGACGATTTTGTTGAATGGATACGAGAAAAGCAGACCAAGAGCTAA